A single genomic interval of Chloracidobacterium validum harbors:
- the rocF gene encoding arginase, which yields MANNHPSRQRKATIVGVPMDLGADRRGVDMGPSVVRIAGLSAKLTELGYTVEDIGNVPVALAEMRRVTDTDARHKYLSEVAKSNEILANHVEAILEQGALPVVLGGDHSIAIGSVAGIAAYYRRRGHRIGIIWIDAHADINTPESSPSGNIHGMPLAVLLGYGPALLTQIGGFAPKVRPEDCAIIGVRQIDDGERQLARQLGLRVYTMRDLDERGMSAVMDEALDLVTRHTIGFHATFDMDFVDPYYAPGVGTPVPGGGTYRESHLAMEKIHDSGNMLSVEMVEINAVLDTHNRTGELGAELLLSALGKKIL from the coding sequence ATGGCAAACAACCATCCTTCCCGGCAGCGCAAGGCAACCATTGTCGGTGTCCCCATGGACTTGGGGGCAGACCGGCGTGGGGTGGATATGGGGCCATCCGTCGTGCGCATCGCCGGTCTGAGCGCCAAGTTGACCGAACTGGGCTACACCGTCGAAGACATCGGGAACGTCCCAGTGGCACTGGCCGAAATGCGCCGGGTGACTGACACCGATGCTCGGCACAAGTACTTATCCGAAGTGGCAAAATCAAATGAGATTCTGGCCAATCACGTTGAAGCGATTCTCGAACAGGGCGCGCTACCAGTTGTGCTTGGCGGGGACCACTCGATTGCGATTGGTAGCGTTGCGGGGATTGCCGCCTATTACCGGCGACGCGGCCACCGGATTGGTATTATCTGGATTGATGCCCACGCCGACATCAATACTCCAGAATCTTCACCATCGGGCAACATTCATGGTATGCCGCTGGCTGTATTGCTCGGTTATGGGCCTGCCCTTTTGACGCAGATCGGGGGTTTTGCACCCAAGGTTCGCCCGGAAGACTGTGCTATTATTGGCGTGCGTCAAATTGATGACGGCGAGCGTCAATTGGCGCGTCAATTAGGACTGCGGGTTTACACCATGCGTGACCTCGATGAGCGCGGCATGAGCGCGGTCATGGATGAAGCGCTTGACCTCGTGACGCGCCACACCATTGGCTTTCACGCGACATTCGACATGGACTTCGTTGATCCGTATTATGCTCCAGGTGTTGGAACGCCTGTTCCAGGCGGCGGCACCTATCGTGAAAGCCACTTAGCGATGGAGAAAATTCACGATTCGGGCAACATGCTCTCGGTCGAGATGGTCGAGATTAATGCCGTTCTCGATACCCATAATCGAACCGGCGAACTTGGCGCAGAACTTCTTCTTTCCGCGCTTGGCAAAAAAATCCTGTAA
- a CDS encoding ABC transporter ATP-binding protein encodes MIAAENLVKVYRDRKRGDVRAVDGVSFSVQAGEIFGLLGANGAGKTTTLRMLGTLLQPTDGTAYVAGFDVRLEPENVRANIGFLSTTTALYGRLTVREMVEYFGRLHGLDSATLRTRIENIFTTLDMHDFAKARCDTLSTGQKQRTSIARSIIHEPPVMIFDEPTTGLDVMTSRTIVGFIRRCRDEGRTVVFSTHIMSEAERLCDRIGIIHAGRLVAVGTLAELRHQTGATFLEDVFLRLVAPDDPDN; translated from the coding sequence ATGATTGCAGCGGAAAACCTCGTCAAAGTTTACCGGGACCGAAAGCGGGGCGATGTCCGCGCGGTGGATGGCGTGAGCTTCTCCGTTCAGGCCGGGGAAATTTTTGGACTCCTCGGCGCGAATGGGGCCGGCAAAACCACGACGTTGCGCATGCTGGGAACATTGCTTCAACCAACGGACGGCACAGCCTATGTGGCGGGCTTCGACGTCCGACTTGAACCCGAAAACGTTCGCGCCAACATTGGCTTTCTCTCAACCACCACGGCATTGTATGGTCGGCTGACCGTCCGTGAGATGGTGGAATACTTCGGGCGCTTGCACGGCCTTGACAGCGCGACGCTACGAACGCGCATCGAGAACATCTTTACGACGCTCGACATGCACGACTTCGCCAAGGCGCGCTGCGATACGCTTTCGACCGGACAAAAACAACGCACGTCAATTGCCCGTTCGATTATCCATGAGCCGCCGGTCATGATTTTCGATGAGCCGACAACTGGTCTCGATGTGATGACCTCACGCACAATTGTTGGCTTCATTCGGCGCTGTCGGGACGAGGGACGCACAGTCGTTTTTTCAACGCACATCATGAGCGAGGCCGAACGGCTCTGCGACCGGATCGGTATCATCCATGCTGGCCGGCTTGTGGCGGTGGGGACACTGGCCGAACTCCGCCACCAGACCGGCGCGACCTTTCTGGAAGACGTCTTTCTCCGACTCGTCGCGCCAGATGATCCCGACAACTGA
- a CDS encoding branched-chain amino acid transaminase, whose translation MALETSEKIWHNGKLLPWEDARIHVMSHVIHYGSSVFEGIRCYQTPRGPRLVRLREHVRRLFDSCHIYRMTIPFTMEQIFTACIETVRVNKLQQCYVRPIVFRGYGAFGVNPFPAPVETYIICFPWGRYLGSDALEAGVDLCTSSWARMSPNTLPTTAKAGANYMNSQLIKMEAIVNGYAEGIALDAAGYVSEGSGENIFMVRDGTVITPPIGRAVLPGITRDAVMRLCEDLGIPVVERSILREELYIADEMFLTGTACEITPARTLDKIKIGEGKRGPITKQLQDAYFGIIQGEREDRHEWLTAV comes from the coding sequence ATGGCACTCGAAACGTCCGAAAAAATCTGGCACAACGGCAAACTGCTCCCGTGGGAGGACGCGCGCATTCACGTCATGTCGCACGTCATCCATTATGGCTCCTCAGTGTTCGAGGGGATTCGCTGCTATCAAACGCCACGCGGGCCGCGGCTCGTCCGCCTGCGTGAGCACGTTCGCCGCTTGTTTGACTCCTGCCATATCTATCGGATGACCATTCCATTCACCATGGAACAAATTTTCACGGCCTGTATTGAAACCGTACGGGTCAACAAGCTCCAGCAGTGCTACGTGCGCCCGATTGTCTTCCGGGGCTATGGGGCGTTTGGCGTCAACCCTTTTCCCGCGCCGGTCGAGACCTACATCATCTGCTTTCCCTGGGGACGGTATCTTGGCAGCGACGCCCTTGAAGCCGGGGTTGACCTGTGCACGTCCTCGTGGGCGCGGATGTCACCCAATACGCTTCCCACCACAGCCAAGGCCGGGGCTAACTACATGAACTCCCAACTCATCAAGATGGAAGCCATCGTCAACGGCTACGCTGAGGGCATTGCGCTCGACGCAGCCGGTTATGTCAGCGAGGGCAGTGGGGAAAACATCTTCATGGTGCGCGATGGCACGGTCATCACGCCTCCTATTGGGCGGGCGGTGCTTCCGGGCATTACCCGCGACGCCGTCATGCGCCTGTGCGAAGACCTGGGCATTCCAGTCGTCGAACGGAGCATCCTGCGTGAAGAACTCTACATTGCCGATGAAATGTTCCTCACTGGTACGGCCTGTGAAATCACGCCGGCCCGCACCCTCGACAAAATCAAGATTGGCGAAGGCAAGCGTGGTCCAATCACCAAACAGCTTCAGGATGCCTACTTCGGCATCATTCAAGGGGAGCGCGAAGACCGGCACGAATGGCTCACCGCGGTATAG
- a CDS encoding uracil-DNA glycosylase: protein MPGFGDPRAKLLVVGLAPAAHGGNRTGRIFTGDRSGDWLFRALHRSGFANQPTSTHLDDGLQLADCYVCAVVRCAPPDNRPSPDEARQCLPFLAREMRALTQVRVIVALGRFAFEHLLKTMRQLGVSIPTPKPVFSHGARHELDNHLTLLGCYHPSQQNTLTGRLTAPMLDSVFATARQILR, encoded by the coding sequence GTGCCCGGGTTCGGAGACCCGCGCGCCAAGCTGCTCGTGGTTGGACTGGCGCCGGCCGCCCATGGCGGCAACCGGACTGGGCGCATCTTCACCGGCGACCGGAGTGGAGACTGGCTCTTTCGCGCGCTACATCGGTCTGGATTCGCCAATCAGCCGACCTCGACCCATCTGGATGATGGCTTGCAGCTTGCAGACTGCTACGTTTGCGCGGTGGTTCGCTGCGCACCACCCGACAACCGCCCAAGCCCGGACGAGGCAAGGCAGTGTTTGCCGTTTCTAGCGCGTGAAATGCGCGCACTAACCCAAGTGCGCGTCATCGTGGCACTCGGTCGGTTTGCCTTTGAGCACTTACTCAAAACGATGCGCCAGCTTGGCGTATCTATCCCTACCCCGAAGCCAGTCTTCTCTCATGGCGCGCGTCATGAACTCGACAACCACCTGACGTTGCTTGGCTGCTACCACCCAAGCCAGCAAAACACGCTGACCGGACGCTTGACCGCGCCGATGCTCGATAGCGTGTTTGCCACGGCACGTCAGATATTGCGCTGA
- a CDS encoding S24/S26 family peptidase, giving the protein MRTTGKTKASPIREHTLESPDILRTARAELLREGFYRFRVNGSAMRPTIADGDWLTIEQISTAQLGAGDIVLLCTSSQTAVVHRILRFEQRHATLYVVTRGDAAEELDVSVPVSNVIGRVLRIESNGVRQDLTTFWRRLRTRLAGWLNRWRFRKVKSF; this is encoded by the coding sequence ATGCGGACGACCGGGAAAACAAAAGCGTCTCCAATCCGAGAGCACACCTTAGAATCGCCTGACATTTTACGGACGGCCCGCGCTGAACTCCTGCGGGAGGGTTTCTATCGTTTTCGGGTCAATGGGAGCGCCATGCGCCCGACCATTGCCGACGGCGATTGGCTTACGATTGAGCAAATCTCCACAGCGCAACTTGGCGCCGGGGACATCGTGCTTCTGTGCACGAGCAGCCAGACCGCTGTCGTTCATCGTATCCTGCGCTTTGAACAGCGTCATGCGACCCTGTACGTCGTGACACGCGGCGATGCGGCGGAAGAGTTAGACGTATCGGTTCCGGTCTCGAATGTCATTGGGCGCGTGCTGCGGATTGAAAGCAACGGCGTCCGCCAAGACCTGACCACTTTCTGGCGTCGCCTACGGACTCGGCTTGCCGGCTGGCTCAATCGCTGGCGCTTCCGCAAAGTCAAATCCTTTTAG
- the xth gene encoding exodeoxyribonuclease III, producing the protein MTSETLTVATWNVNSIRVRLPHVLDWLKRTEPDVLCLQETKIPDADFPCEAFEQLGYIASVYGQKTYNGVAILSFESQTDVQRGLPDDVPDDQRRFLMATIRGVRVASVYVPNGEAVSSPKFAYKLAFLERLSNALKGYLASSEPLLLCGDYNIAPADIDLHDPEGNRETVMFHTQEHAFLRRWEDWGLRDSVRQQHPDTLGLYSWWDYRTGGFARNRGWRIDHIWATEALAKACTSASIDRAERGKERPSDHAPVIATFRLSA; encoded by the coding sequence ATGACGAGTGAAACACTGACTGTCGCCACCTGGAACGTCAACTCCATTCGCGTTCGGCTACCGCACGTCCTGGACTGGCTCAAACGCACCGAACCGGACGTTTTGTGCCTCCAGGAAACCAAAATACCGGATGCTGACTTTCCCTGCGAAGCATTTGAGCAGCTTGGTTATATTGCCAGCGTGTACGGCCAGAAAACCTATAATGGCGTCGCCATTTTGTCATTCGAGTCACAGACGGACGTGCAGCGTGGCCTGCCGGACGATGTGCCTGACGACCAGCGTCGTTTCTTGATGGCGACCATTCGGGGGGTTCGCGTGGCCTCGGTATATGTCCCGAATGGCGAAGCGGTGAGTTCGCCGAAATTTGCCTACAAACTGGCCTTCCTCGAACGCCTATCCAATGCTCTCAAGGGGTATCTCGCATCCAGCGAGCCGCTACTGCTCTGCGGAGATTACAACATCGCCCCGGCGGACATTGACCTCCATGATCCAGAGGGCAACCGCGAAACCGTCATGTTTCATACTCAGGAGCATGCCTTTCTAAGACGCTGGGAGGACTGGGGACTGCGGGATAGTGTCCGTCAACAGCATCCAGACACACTAGGCCTCTATAGCTGGTGGGATTACCGGACTGGCGGATTCGCCCGTAACCGTGGCTGGCGCATTGACCATATTTGGGCGACTGAGGCTTTGGCCAAGGCTTGCACTTCCGCCTCGATTGACCGCGCCGAGCGTGGCAAGGAGCGACCTTCCGATCACGCGCCGGTCATCGCAACCTTTCGCCTTTCAGCGTGA
- a CDS encoding ABC transporter permease translates to MPNDFPTSPRTPPPHRHPVSPWSWQRIGFVYEKEMRETLRDKRVLFGVFISPLLITPLLLVVIGYFANRKAAEDKAEVLTIAIVDGPAALREAIARDASLSVITVQDTSQADALVQQRTARAAIIAPADSEQTLVANGTLALELVFDPSNEKSISAMRRIQDVIDEFNRTTTNERLKRLNLDAALITPTTLAKRSVASDKSVGGLILGALLPYLIVMTAAFGGMTSAFDLGAGEKERGTMETLLVSPATRTEIILGKTLTITTVSFASAVFTIIGLVGSFVIGLSYFAQLTQGKIAISYTAVAVMTLVTLPLTLFTSSLLMILSSFARNQKEAQSYSLPFVMVVILPAMLSLFVGDENPLGMSLIPLLNCALAIKQSLAGSLTVGFFSLTFLSSAIYAAIAVAVGTALFNREEILFRS, encoded by the coding sequence ATGCCAAACGACTTTCCAACTTCCCCGCGCACACCGCCACCACACCGCCACCCGGTCTCGCCGTGGTCATGGCAACGCATTGGCTTCGTCTATGAGAAAGAAATGCGCGAAACACTGCGCGACAAGCGCGTGTTGTTTGGCGTTTTCATCTCGCCGCTGCTGATTACACCTCTGCTGCTGGTCGTAATTGGATACTTTGCCAACCGAAAGGCGGCCGAGGACAAAGCCGAGGTGCTCACGATTGCCATCGTTGATGGACCGGCAGCGCTTCGGGAAGCCATCGCGCGCGATGCGTCCCTTTCGGTGATTACGGTCCAGGATACGAGCCAAGCGGACGCCCTCGTGCAGCAACGCACCGCGCGGGCCGCCATCATTGCGCCGGCTGACAGCGAGCAAACCCTTGTGGCGAATGGAACGCTCGCGCTTGAACTCGTCTTTGACCCATCCAATGAGAAATCCATTTCGGCGATGCGGCGCATTCAGGATGTGATTGATGAGTTCAACCGGACAACCACCAACGAACGCCTCAAGCGACTCAACCTCGATGCGGCGCTCATCACGCCGACGACACTCGCCAAACGCAGCGTTGCTTCCGACAAAAGCGTTGGTGGACTCATCCTGGGGGCACTGCTGCCTTACCTCATTGTGATGACGGCGGCGTTTGGCGGCATGACCAGCGCCTTTGACTTGGGCGCTGGCGAAAAGGAACGGGGCACGATGGAAACCCTGCTGGTCTCGCCGGCCACCCGGACCGAAATCATCCTAGGCAAGACCCTGACGATTACGACCGTTAGCTTTGCTTCCGCCGTTTTCACCATTATTGGACTCGTTGGGTCGTTTGTCATTGGATTGAGCTACTTTGCGCAACTCACGCAGGGGAAAATTGCCATTTCCTATACGGCGGTGGCCGTCATGACGCTGGTTACACTGCCGCTCACGCTGTTTACCTCGTCGCTGCTCATGATTTTGTCGTCCTTTGCGCGCAACCAAAAAGAAGCCCAGTCCTATTCCCTGCCCTTCGTGATGGTAGTCATCCTGCCGGCGATGCTGTCGCTGTTTGTCGGTGATGAAAACCCACTTGGTATGAGCCTCATTCCGTTGCTCAACTGCGCCTTGGCCATCAAGCAGTCGCTCGCCGGGTCGCTCACGGTCGGCTTTTTTAGCCTTACCTTTTTGTCTTCAGCTATTTACGCGGCAATTGCAGTCGCCGTGGGGACAGCCCTTTTCAACCGTGAAGAAATTTTGTTCCGCTCCTAG
- a CDS encoding PspA/IM30 family protein produces the protein MWERLKRLFRSIFGGMIDAAEDPELILQQIIRDMRDQVPKLNENVAQVMSNEKLLEREVATLEREIPELDSKVKAAIKMGRDDIATTYIASLQEKQNTLTRVKEQLVVAKKASQQAIRFRDDYLLKMKRKQDEATQLISESKRARMQEQLAATMASFQIGDTAGSFDEMREKINRRAAAAEAKMELSNSGVDAQMMQLERDSYNIQAQDALMAYKRQMGLIPDEPAALTESTGGERTLGPAQKKALE, from the coding sequence ATGTGGGAAAGGTTGAAGCGCCTGTTCCGTTCAATTTTCGGGGGTATGATTGACGCGGCTGAAGACCCCGAACTCATTCTTCAGCAAATCATTCGAGACATGCGCGACCAGGTTCCGAAGCTCAATGAGAACGTGGCGCAGGTGATGTCGAATGAAAAGCTGCTCGAACGCGAAGTTGCCACGCTCGAACGAGAGATTCCAGAGCTTGATAGCAAGGTCAAGGCTGCTATCAAGATGGGACGCGATGATATTGCCACGACCTACATCGCCTCATTGCAGGAAAAGCAAAACACACTGACCCGTGTCAAAGAACAGCTCGTCGTCGCAAAGAAAGCTTCGCAGCAGGCGATTCGCTTTCGGGATGACTACTTGCTCAAGATGAAGCGCAAGCAGGACGAAGCCACGCAACTCATCAGCGAGAGCAAGCGCGCGCGGATGCAAGAGCAACTTGCCGCAACGATGGCCTCCTTCCAGATTGGTGACACGGCGGGTTCATTTGATGAAATGCGCGAGAAGATCAATCGGCGCGCGGCGGCGGCAGAAGCCAAGATGGAACTGTCCAACTCTGGTGTTGACGCTCAAATGATGCAGCTTGAACGTGATTCCTACAACATCCAAGCCCAGGATGCGCTCATGGCGTACAAGCGGCAGATGGGGCTGATCCCCGACGAGCCGGCGGCCCTGACGGAATCAACCGGTGGCGAGCGAACCCTGGGCCCGGCGCAAAAGAAAGCTCTGGAATAA
- the dnaX gene encoding DNA polymerase III subunit gamma/tau, which translates to MAYQVIARKWRPRQFDDVVGQGAITRALQNALRTGRLHHAYLFAGPRGVGKTTCARLLARALNCVAGPTPHPCGECPSCRETMSGDALDVLEIDAASHTGVDNIREVILATVGNRPARDRYRVFIIDEVHMLSTSAFNALLKTLEEPPAHVMFILATTELHKLPETILSRCQQYEFRTIGVEVIADRLERIAEAEKINISRAALIQIAHAGRGSLRDAQSAFDQVLAFTGSDAVIDEADVRESLGLIGLNVLGEVVAAIAAADAAAVVRQVEQLIRAGHDLRQFLRELMTYLRHLLVAQVVGLDRELLPVADREMALIERQCRHFTVADLVRLFSLVADLETQVRASEDARPLVEVGLVKLTQLGQLKPLEDLLTRLNRWLDDGLPPAQLPASTVPSVTPKSASTLNPPARPSGAAARDRPKASSERPSLRLAAPPPEPPSTELIEPSPANLVEAEDSLVEGVGDPTNADELLTRLKKQAEKERRLLSVHLDSVRAARWQGNDFELLFGPGAKAAEEYVAQPREKIYLRERLQPLVGRVVNVVTRLDRDQAQSPVSEQKTREIDLRAEAERHPAVKEVQKSFGAELLEVKLPLE; encoded by the coding sequence ATGGCGTATCAGGTTATTGCTCGCAAGTGGCGGCCTCGGCAATTTGATGATGTGGTGGGGCAAGGCGCGATCACGCGCGCTTTGCAGAATGCTCTGCGAACGGGGCGACTCCACCACGCTTACTTGTTTGCCGGCCCGCGCGGCGTTGGAAAAACGACCTGCGCCCGGCTTTTGGCGCGGGCGCTCAACTGTGTGGCTGGCCCAACCCCGCACCCCTGCGGTGAGTGTCCATCCTGCCGGGAAACGATGTCGGGTGATGCCCTTGATGTCCTGGAAATTGACGCGGCTTCCCACACCGGTGTGGACAACATCCGGGAAGTCATCCTGGCTACCGTGGGGAATCGTCCGGCACGAGACCGCTACCGGGTGTTCATCATTGACGAAGTCCACATGCTTTCGACGAGCGCCTTCAACGCCTTGCTCAAGACGCTCGAAGAGCCGCCTGCGCATGTGATGTTCATTCTGGCTACGACGGAGTTACACAAGCTCCCGGAAACGATTCTCTCGCGCTGCCAGCAGTACGAGTTCCGAACCATTGGCGTTGAGGTCATTGCCGACCGGCTGGAGCGAATTGCTGAAGCCGAGAAGATCAACATTTCACGGGCGGCACTCATTCAAATCGCCCATGCCGGTCGCGGTAGCCTGCGGGATGCGCAATCGGCTTTCGATCAAGTGCTGGCTTTTACCGGGTCGGACGCCGTTATTGACGAAGCGGACGTCCGCGAATCGCTGGGTCTGATTGGCTTGAACGTGCTCGGCGAGGTCGTGGCTGCCATCGCGGCGGCCGATGCCGCCGCCGTCGTGCGACAAGTGGAGCAACTCATCCGCGCCGGACATGACTTGCGGCAGTTTTTGCGTGAACTCATGACCTATTTGCGTCATTTGCTGGTTGCCCAAGTCGTTGGACTCGACCGCGAGTTGTTGCCGGTCGCCGACCGTGAAATGGCACTGATCGAACGCCAGTGTCGGCACTTCACGGTGGCTGACTTGGTGCGGCTTTTCTCGCTCGTGGCCGACTTGGAAACCCAGGTTCGAGCGTCTGAAGATGCGCGCCCGCTCGTTGAAGTCGGTTTGGTGAAGCTGACGCAACTTGGGCAGCTCAAACCGCTCGAAGACCTCCTGACCCGACTCAATCGGTGGTTGGACGACGGACTGCCGCCAGCCCAGTTGCCGGCGTCAACAGTTCCGTCGGTTACCCCCAAGTCGGCGTCAACCCTGAATCCACCAGCTCGCCCGTCTGGAGCAGCGGCCAGGGACCGGCCTAAAGCTTCATCGGAGCGGCCGTCCCTGCGATTGGCCGCGCCGCCGCCTGAACCACCAAGCACGGAACTTATCGAACCGTCGCCAGCCAACTTGGTCGAAGCTGAAGATTCACTCGTGGAAGGTGTAGGCGATCCCACGAATGCCGATGAGCTTTTGACGCGCCTCAAAAAGCAGGCTGAAAAAGAGCGACGCCTGCTGTCAGTTCACCTTGACTCGGTCAGGGCCGCGCGCTGGCAGGGAAATGATTTTGAGCTGCTGTTTGGACCGGGCGCAAAAGCGGCGGAGGAATATGTCGCCCAGCCACGCGAAAAGATTTACCTGCGCGAACGGCTTCAGCCGCTCGTTGGCCGGGTAGTCAACGTTGTCACGCGCCTCGACCGCGACCAAGCGCAATCCCCAGTATCCGAGCAGAAGACTCGTGAGATAGACCTGCGGGCTGAAGCCGAACGACACCCGGCCGTGAAAGAGGTTCAGAAGTCTTTTGGGGCTGAACTGTTGGAAGTCAAGCTACCACTTGAGTAG
- a CDS encoding S9 family peptidase, giving the protein MYFQRQVSWSEWWLGVLLTASLVVPVAAQSAPTAAKKATKQLTLEALFDPVQRVNFSGSLPRLVWLPGGQHYLAFEVNAQTRQTEVVRVETATGKRTPFHDPARMQSALEAAGMAADDSRAAASLRTAVFDAGFRRALLSGDNDLYCYDFVAERAERLTMSPAAAEEEYDFSPDGRRVSFVRGNDLFVLDLAASPRTERRLTQDGSTSIFNGILDWVYEEEVYGRGKRRGYWWDPSGTLLAYLRLDDTNVPVHILTDDVPFRQQVERTHYPQAGDPNPLVSLRVVTVDGEQAEVGLPDYPADDRIITRVGWHPREANRLLFEVQNRRQTRLDLNATTVLMLESMPPQPRPAAVERLLREESTTAWVEVVELPLFLPDGSFLWQSDESGFRHIYRHAADGKRLRALTQGEWDVREVYGVGDTHVYFSAAAHSPIANHLYRVKLDGRELTRLSQTEGTHAADFNADCTAYFDVSSTAAEPPRLSLHRADGTPIRVVADNAEARALADEYGVARPDFLQVKTRDGFVMEAMVLRPPDFDPQKKYPVWCYAYSGPGAQSVVDRWGGQRMLWHQLLAQRGYLVWVCDNRSASGKGMRSMAPVYGKLGELELRDLEDGIAYLKTLPYVDGNRIGLWGWSYGGYMTAYALTHSTAFKCGIAGAPVTDWRNYDSIYTERYMKLPEDNPEGYARSSVVAAAKQLHGPLLLIHGLMDDNVHPRNSVQLMDALQKADRPFDFLAYPQSRHGVVTPYRVKHLYGRMLAFIERHL; this is encoded by the coding sequence ATGTACTTTCAACGGCAGGTAAGCTGGTCTGAGTGGTGGCTTGGTGTCCTGCTCACCGCTTCGCTGGTTGTGCCGGTGGCGGCCCAGTCGGCGCCGACCGCCGCCAAAAAAGCCACCAAGCAACTCACGCTCGAAGCGCTTTTTGACCCCGTTCAGCGCGTCAACTTCTCCGGCAGCCTGCCACGGCTTGTCTGGCTGCCCGGTGGCCAGCACTACCTAGCATTTGAGGTCAACGCGCAAACCCGCCAAACTGAAGTCGTTCGGGTCGAAACTGCGACCGGTAAGCGCACACCATTTCATGACCCGGCGCGCATGCAGTCCGCGCTCGAAGCGGCCGGCATGGCGGCCGATGACAGCCGCGCCGCCGCCAGCTTGCGGACGGCGGTCTTTGACGCCGGCTTTCGCCGGGCGCTCCTCAGCGGTGACAATGACCTGTACTGCTATGACTTCGTTGCCGAACGGGCGGAGCGCCTCACCATGTCGCCCGCCGCCGCCGAAGAAGAATATGACTTCAGCCCCGATGGCAGGCGGGTCAGTTTCGTGCGTGGCAACGATCTCTTTGTTCTTGATTTGGCGGCTTCGCCCCGGACTGAGCGCCGCCTGACGCAAGACGGTTCAACGAGTATTTTCAATGGCATTCTCGATTGGGTTTACGAAGAAGAAGTCTATGGGCGCGGGAAGCGCCGTGGCTATTGGTGGGATCCGTCGGGAACGCTGCTGGCTTACCTGCGCCTGGATGACACGAATGTTCCGGTTCACATCCTGACGGATGATGTTCCCTTTCGGCAGCAGGTGGAACGGACGCACTATCCGCAGGCCGGCGATCCAAACCCGCTGGTCTCGCTTCGAGTGGTGACGGTTGATGGCGAGCAGGCGGAAGTCGGTCTGCCGGACTACCCGGCCGACGACCGTATCATCACCCGTGTGGGATGGCACCCACGCGAGGCGAACCGGCTGCTGTTCGAGGTTCAAAATCGGCGGCAAACCCGGCTTGACCTGAATGCGACGACCGTTCTGATGCTGGAGAGCATGCCACCGCAGCCGCGTCCGGCGGCCGTGGAGCGCCTGCTCCGCGAAGAAAGCACAACGGCCTGGGTCGAAGTCGTCGAGCTTCCCCTGTTTCTTCCTGACGGTTCGTTCCTCTGGCAGAGCGATGAAAGTGGCTTTCGGCATATCTATCGCCATGCCGCTGATGGAAAGCGCCTCCGCGCGCTCACGCAGGGGGAATGGGACGTGCGTGAGGTGTATGGCGTCGGAGATACCCACGTGTATTTTTCCGCTGCCGCCCACTCACCCATTGCCAACCACCTGTACCGCGTCAAGCTCGATGGTCGTGAGCTAACGCGCCTGAGCCAAACCGAGGGGACGCATGCGGCCGACTTCAATGCTGACTGTACGGCGTATTTCGATGTGTCGAGCACGGCGGCTGAACCCCCGCGCCTGAGCCTTCACCGGGCAGATGGAACGCCCATCCGGGTGGTCGCGGATAACGCTGAAGCGCGCGCCCTGGCGGATGAGTATGGCGTCGCGCGACCAGACTTCCTGCAAGTCAAAACCCGCGACGGCTTCGTGATGGAAGCCATGGTGTTGCGTCCACCGGATTTCGATCCACAGAAAAAGTATCCGGTCTGGTGTTATGCCTACAGTGGACCCGGCGCGCAGTCGGTTGTGGATCGGTGGGGCGGACAGCGCATGCTCTGGCATCAACTGCTGGCGCAGCGGGGCTATCTGGTTTGGGTATGCGACAATCGTTCGGCCAGTGGCAAGGGGATGCGTTCGATGGCCCCAGTCTATGGCAAGCTGGGCGAGTTGGAGCTGCGTGACCTTGAAGATGGCATCGCCTACCTAAAAACCTTGCCTTACGTGGACGGCAACCGGATTGGCCTGTGGGGTTGGAGTTATGGCGGCTACATGACCGCCTATGCGTTGACGCACAGCACGGCGTTCAAGTGCGGTATTGCCGGCGCGCCCGTCACGGATTGGCGCAACTACGACTCAATCTACACAGAACGCTACATGAAGCTGCCGGAGGATAACCCGGAGGGCTATGCGCGTAGCTCGGTTGTCGCGGCTGCCAAACAACTCCACGGCCCGCTGCTGCTCATCCACGGTCTGATGGATGACAACGTCCATCCGCGCAACTCCGTGCAGTTGATGGATGCGTTACAGAAAGCTGACCGTCCTTTCGACTTTCTGGCTTATCCACAGTCTCGGCATGGGGTGGTCACGCCCTACCGGGTCAAGCATCTGTATGGTCGTATGCTCGCGTTCATCGAGCGGCATCTGTAG